One Roseburia rectibacter DNA window includes the following coding sequences:
- a CDS encoding glycosyltransferase family 4 protein yields the protein MKKKAVFITNIPSPYRVDFFSYMQKNFPEYEFHIIFSGAGMENRKWNVEMEEIEHYHFLKSKTIIIRKRFDDRYVFIPTGVEKTLKEIAPDAVFAMEYNPTILRAVHWCRKKKIPFISWTDGTLNSEKNIGKVQRLSRSYIIKRAAAFIASSTASKKAQIAYGADEKKCFISYLTVDIDKYLYKRPDTPQKSVPDRSTDAACAVQDMQVQLLYVGSLIQRKGLDLLLPAIAKTPQNVRLWIVGEGQEKDLLKKQCAELGISDRVEFLGYQEGEPLQKLYRTADAFVLPTREDCFGLVLLEAMCASLPIISSKYADGAFDLVEDGRNGYIIDPENTDEFAETIKKVSAGDTASAMGKRSYEKAHEFSFEQVSKGCIEALSYVLMQKK from the coding sequence ATGAAAAAAAAGGCAGTATTTATCACAAATATACCATCGCCATACCGGGTGGATTTCTTTTCTTATATGCAGAAAAACTTCCCGGAATATGAATTTCATATTATTTTTTCCGGCGCAGGCATGGAAAACCGGAAGTGGAATGTAGAGATGGAGGAGATCGAACATTATCATTTCTTAAAGTCAAAGACGATCATTATCAGAAAAAGATTTGATGACCGTTATGTGTTTATTCCGACAGGGGTGGAAAAAACTTTGAAAGAGATCGCGCCGGATGCGGTTTTTGCCATGGAGTACAACCCGACGATCCTTCGTGCAGTACATTGGTGCCGGAAGAAAAAGATACCGTTTATCAGCTGGACGGATGGTACCTTAAATTCCGAAAAAAATATCGGAAAAGTACAGCGGCTGTCGAGAAGCTATATCATAAAGAGGGCTGCAGCTTTTATCGCGAGCAGCACAGCATCGAAAAAAGCACAGATCGCTTACGGTGCCGATGAAAAGAAATGTTTTATTTCATATCTGACTGTGGATATTGATAAATATCTGTATAAAAGACCGGATACACCACAAAAAAGCGTGCCGGACAGAAGCACAGATGCTGCTTGTGCAGTACAGGATATGCAGGTTCAGCTTTTATATGTCGGAAGCCTGATCCAGCGTAAGGGACTTGACCTGTTACTGCCGGCAATCGCAAAAACACCGCAGAATGTGAGACTCTGGATCGTCGGAGAGGGGCAGGAAAAAGATCTGCTGAAAAAGCAGTGCGCAGAACTTGGAATTTCCGACCGTGTGGAATTTTTGGGATATCAGGAGGGTGAACCGCTGCAGAAATTATACCGCACGGCGGATGCCTTTGTACTTCCGACAAGGGAAGATTGTTTTGGACTTGTACTTTTAGAGGCAATGTGTGCGTCACTTCCGATCATTTCATCGAAGTATGCAGATGGAGCTTTCGATCTTGTCGAAGATGGCAGAAACGGATATATCATTGATCCGGAAAATACGGATGAATTTGCGGAGACAATAAAAAAGGTTTCTGCGGGAGATACGGCATCTGCCATGGGAAAAAGGAGTTACGAAAAGGCGCATGAATTTTCTTTTGAACAGGTATCAAAGGGCTGTATCGAGGCACTTTCGTATGTGTTGATGCAGAAAAAATGA
- a CDS encoding glycosyltransferase family 4 protein, with the protein MEKYRILQIHNFYQIPGGEDVVVRNEKKLLEDHGHEVFTYYRSNKELNEGGKLKKLLIPFTAIYSFKTCREVKKIIRENKIDIVHVHNTLMMVSPSVFYAAFGCKVPVVQTLHNFRMLCPAGSFFRNDVICEECVDGGLKCAIRHKCYRGSKIQTMVSSAILWIHRFLGTYYRVNFICLTEFNKNKLLSSLDPGKKIVDPKRVYIKPNFTFADGLVPVRKQPKEEYYLFAGRVEALKGIDVAVKAFEKLPDKMLYVAGTGPMMDEMQSYVSTHNMKNVRFLGYLQKEEMTEKFYNAKAVIMTSQCYEAFAMTIAEAYSFGVPVIAGRVGNMDGMVNEGVTGVKFEYNSVEDLAKKVCEFEQMDLNTLKENAREFYQHRLRPEDNYQKLISIYHSISEEKEQ; encoded by the coding sequence ATGGAAAAATATCGTATTCTTCAAATTCATAATTTTTATCAGATCCCGGGTGGGGAAGATGTTGTGGTACGCAATGAAAAGAAACTTTTAGAAGATCACGGGCATGAGGTTTTTACTTATTACCGCAGCAACAAAGAGCTGAATGAAGGAGGAAAGTTAAAAAAACTTCTGATTCCATTTACTGCGATTTATTCATTTAAGACCTGCCGGGAAGTAAAAAAGATCATTCGCGAAAATAAAATTGATATCGTGCATGTACACAATACGCTGATGATGGTAAGCCCATCTGTATTTTATGCAGCATTTGGGTGTAAGGTGCCGGTGGTACAGACGCTTCATAACTTCCGCATGCTCTGTCCGGCAGGATCTTTTTTCCGCAATGATGTGATCTGCGAGGAGTGTGTGGACGGTGGTTTAAAATGTGCGATCAGGCATAAATGCTACCGTGGAAGTAAGATACAGACAATGGTAAGCTCAGCAATTCTTTGGATTCATCGTTTCCTTGGAACTTATTATCGTGTGAACTTTATCTGTCTGACCGAGTTTAATAAAAACAAACTGTTAAGTTCCCTGGATCCTGGAAAAAAGATTGTTGATCCGAAGCGTGTTTATATCAAACCAAACTTTACTTTTGCGGATGGACTCGTTCCGGTCAGGAAGCAGCCCAAAGAGGAATATTATCTTTTTGCAGGAAGAGTCGAAGCATTAAAGGGAATTGATGTTGCGGTAAAGGCATTTGAAAAACTGCCGGATAAAATGCTTTATGTTGCAGGAACAGGACCAATGATGGATGAGATGCAGTCATATGTCAGCACCCATAATATGAAAAATGTCCGGTTTTTAGGTTATCTGCAGAAAGAAGAAATGACTGAGAAATTTTATAATGCAAAGGCAGTCATTATGACCTCCCAGTGTTATGAGGCGTTTGCAATGACGATCGCGGAGGCATATTCCTTTGGTGTTCCGGTAATTGCAGGTCGTGTCGGAAATATGGACGGTATGGTGAATGAGGGTGTGACAGGCGTAAAATTTGAGTACAATTCCGTCGAGGATCTTGCAAAAAAAGTCTGTGAATTTGAACAGATGGATCTGAATACCTTAAAGGAAAATGCGAGAGAGTTTTACCAGCACCGCTTAAGACCAGAGGATAACTATCAGAAACTTATCAGTATCTACCACAGCATTTCAGAGGAAAAAGAACAATGA
- a CDS encoding DUF6077 domain-containing protein translates to MIYKDFIYMLVLFVLLPVWFGLLWVVYLDIKGACIRFCSAWVLGLVSMFALGQILLVPMILTGKTLTQAINLWKILLAILSVVEFILLLKRQGNLAAEKDREKIKKKIDGQTVIFAVLAAVLIFTQAWISYHYQHIDDDDARFVSEEVSAVVHDTMLVDDPITDEYMYWDVGEVRKDVTSPWTMYVSMYCRISGIAPAIFSHTYFPFFMIIICYVLYGMIGNILFRGNPEKTALFLIVLSIFHIWDFTSTHTLSAMFLLRIWQGKAIVAGFILPLLMYLFYSIFQSGKQSMRWVAPLYVVGFASSLLSGMGIIMAPVMMGLYGLLDGIYYRNFKRVLCIWIAALPCAVYMIYYTAGI, encoded by the coding sequence ATGATTTATAAAGATTTTATTTATATGCTTGTATTATTTGTACTGCTTCCTGTGTGGTTTGGATTGTTGTGGGTTGTGTATCTGGATATAAAAGGAGCCTGTATACGTTTTTGCAGTGCATGGGTACTTGGATTGGTCAGCATGTTTGCATTGGGACAGATATTACTTGTACCAATGATACTGACTGGGAAAACACTGACACAGGCAATAAATCTGTGGAAAATACTTCTCGCAATACTTTCTGTTGTTGAGTTTATCCTGTTGTTAAAAAGACAGGGAAATCTGGCAGCGGAGAAAGACAGGGAAAAAATTAAAAAGAAAATAGACGGACAGACAGTCATATTTGCAGTACTTGCAGCCGTTCTGATCTTTACGCAGGCATGGATATCGTATCATTACCAGCATATTGATGATGATGATGCAAGATTTGTTTCCGAAGAAGTCTCTGCGGTAGTACATGATACGATGCTTGTGGATGATCCGATCACGGATGAATATATGTACTGGGATGTAGGGGAAGTAAGGAAAGATGTAACTTCTCCGTGGACAATGTATGTGTCTATGTACTGCAGGATATCAGGAATTGCCCCTGCAATATTTTCACATACCTATTTCCCATTTTTTATGATCATTATCTGTTATGTGCTGTATGGGATGATCGGAAATATTCTGTTTCGTGGCAATCCGGAGAAAACGGCATTGTTTCTGATTGTTTTATCCATATTTCATATTTGGGATTTTACATCAACACATACACTCTCAGCGATGTTTTTACTGCGTATCTGGCAGGGGAAAGCAATCGTGGCAGGATTTATTCTGCCGTTATTGATGTATTTGTTTTATTCGATCTTTCAGAGTGGAAAGCAGAGTATGAGATGGGTGGCACCATTGTATGTTGTGGGTTTTGCATCGTCCCTTTTATCAGGTATGGGAATTATTATGGCACCTGTCATGATGGGATTATATGGACTTTTAGATGGAATATATTACAGAAATTTTAAACGCGTGCTTTGTATATGGATAGCAGCACTGCCATGTGCTGTTTATATGATTTATTATACAGCGGGAATTTAA
- a CDS encoding P-loop NTPase family protein: MSQRYESRKEYSLMDVLKYNLRKWWLAAIMAVLFAVIVGGYKAKTLMPYIEAETYDEKMQVEASVLLTEYNSEGLVERGTNIMKIAKSRSVYQEFCKLTGIELTQQAFTDMFDGEQTEASDVVTFFVVYPRTSWDYAVDDEEQAITFMNGLIQALDTVTQKGYGTKCFSILDEPASVRRVEKVASYTISNSEFRQAVLKAVTAGILLGILLEVVCYTLWIMIYKKPKDAQEIQECLETQIVDVITKKNEEEETYKKAALFLSNSKGQGCQKINCLTVGRFADTTASCLAMCYANEKKKTLLIDLNAAESEEASLSAYIMGDTTELKLQQMNEYLDTVKRNTKQEKGFDLVGNEKFKELLERFSKQYEYIIINGRDAEKVSEGYKAAALCDKNLVVCGRRNTRMETLYMIKNTTEINHIHLDGVLVYDL, translated from the coding sequence ATGAGTCAGAGATATGAGAGCAGAAAAGAATATAGTTTGATGGATGTTCTGAAGTATAACTTAAGAAAATGGTGGCTTGCAGCTATTATGGCAGTTCTTTTTGCAGTTATTGTAGGGGGATATAAGGCGAAAACCCTGATGCCTTATATTGAGGCGGAAACTTATGATGAAAAAATGCAGGTGGAAGCATCGGTGCTTTTAACAGAATATAATTCTGAAGGTCTGGTGGAACGTGGCACTAATATTATGAAGATCGCAAAGAGCAGAAGTGTATATCAGGAATTCTGCAAACTGACAGGAATCGAGCTGACACAACAGGCGTTTACAGATATGTTTGACGGTGAGCAGACAGAGGCATCGGACGTTGTTACTTTTTTTGTTGTATATCCAAGAACGAGCTGGGATTATGCTGTAGATGATGAGGAACAGGCAATTACATTTATGAACGGACTGATCCAGGCATTGGATACTGTGACACAAAAGGGATATGGAACAAAGTGTTTTTCGATACTTGATGAGCCGGCATCCGTGCGCAGGGTAGAAAAAGTTGCTTCTTATACTATTTCAAATTCAGAGTTCCGGCAGGCAGTGTTAAAGGCGGTCACGGCAGGAATCCTGCTTGGAATTTTACTGGAAGTTGTATGTTACACACTCTGGATCATGATTTATAAGAAACCAAAGGATGCACAGGAAATACAGGAATGTCTGGAAACCCAGATCGTTGATGTGATCACGAAAAAGAATGAAGAAGAGGAAACCTACAAAAAAGCAGCATTGTTTTTAAGCAATTCGAAAGGGCAGGGATGTCAGAAAATTAATTGTCTGACTGTCGGAAGATTTGCCGATACGACTGCGTCATGTCTTGCAATGTGTTATGCAAATGAAAAGAAAAAAACACTGCTGATCGATCTGAATGCAGCCGAAAGCGAAGAAGCATCTTTAAGTGCCTATATTATGGGAGATACAACGGAATTAAAACTGCAGCAGATGAATGAATATCTGGATACGGTAAAACGAAATACCAAGCAGGAAAAGGGATTTGATCTTGTAGGTAATGAAAAATTTAAAGAGCTGTTAGAACGTTTTTCAAAACAGTATGAGTATATTATCATTAATGGAAGAGATGCAGAAAAAGTGTCAGAAGGATATAAGGCAGCAGCACTCTGTGACAAAAATCTTGTGGTTTGCGGCCGCAGAAATACAAGAATGGAAACTCTTTACATGATAAAAAATACAACCGAAATTAATCATATCCATCTGGATGGAGTGTTAGTGTATGATTTATAA
- a CDS encoding sugar transferase, producing MYQTREKIQSIILLLADLVCFAVSYFGGGYLWLVGYRNVSIANMKIELMESFGIVMVIYMLVMLFSDIENRFIDRSVFQELWAAIKASVVLIFVTALTIFLQHNNAEASRGVYFCIALVNMCLYFGVHIVIKYYLLRVYRNKRANNQVFLVTTADRVEKVIADADHSGDWIHRLASIAIIDDNQIGKWYHGVQVVANYDNMFQYVKEQIVDEVFISVPYESGDSLAEVVNRFEDMGAMVHVTIEILNKFDDYHKSFNMMGNIPVVTFSNQSYDWKMLFIKRVMDIIGSIIGLAITAVVTVFLAPPLLIESPGPLFFAQKRVGKNGRFFKIYKFRSMYKDAEERKKELESQNEMNGLMFKMKDDPRITKVGKFIRKTSIDELPQFFNVLKGDMSLVGTRPPTVDEFKQYESHQKRRLSAKPGITGLWQVSGRNEISDFEEVVKLDVQYIDNWSIGLDIKIILKTIKVVFEKGGE from the coding sequence ATGTACCAGACAAGAGAAAAAATTCAGAGTATCATTTTACTGCTGGCAGATTTGGTATGCTTTGCCGTGAGTTATTTCGGGGGTGGATACCTGTGGCTGGTAGGCTATCGAAATGTTTCCATTGCGAACATGAAAATAGAGCTGATGGAGAGCTTTGGCATTGTAATGGTTATTTACATGCTGGTAATGCTTTTTTCGGATATTGAAAATCGCTTCATTGACCGCAGTGTATTTCAGGAATTGTGGGCAGCAATCAAAGCCAGTGTTGTGCTGATCTTTGTGACAGCACTGACCATCTTTTTACAGCATAATAATGCGGAGGCGTCACGAGGCGTATATTTTTGTATTGCACTGGTAAATATGTGCCTGTATTTTGGTGTGCATATTGTAATTAAATATTATCTGTTGCGTGTTTACCGGAATAAAAGAGCAAATAATCAGGTCTTTTTGGTCACAACGGCAGACCGCGTGGAAAAGGTCATCGCGGATGCTGACCATTCCGGTGACTGGATACATCGTCTTGCAAGTATTGCGATCATTGATGACAACCAGATCGGAAAATGGTATCACGGTGTTCAGGTCGTTGCGAATTATGATAACATGTTCCAGTATGTAAAAGAACAGATCGTTGATGAGGTTTTCATCAGTGTGCCTTATGAGTCTGGAGATTCTCTCGCGGAAGTTGTTAACCGTTTTGAAGATATGGGGGCAATGGTACATGTGACCATTGAGATCTTAAACAAGTTCGACGATTATCATAAGAGTTTTAATATGATGGGAAATATTCCGGTTGTTACATTTTCCAACCAGTCCTATGACTGGAAAATGCTTTTTATCAAGCGTGTGATGGATATCATAGGTTCGATCATTGGACTTGCGATCACTGCGGTTGTGACAGTATTTTTAGCACCGCCGCTTCTGATCGAGTCTCCGGGACCACTGTTTTTTGCGCAGAAACGTGTCGGTAAGAACGGCAGGTTTTTTAAGATCTATAAATTCCGCTCGATGTATAAGGACGCGGAGGAGCGGAAAAAGGAACTGGAAAGCCAGAATGAGATGAATGGTCTGATGTTTAAAATGAAAGATGATCCGCGTATCACGAAAGTCGGAAAATTCATCCGCAAGACCAGTATTGATGAACTTCCACAGTTCTTCAATGTTTTAAAAGGCGATATGAGTTTAGTCGGAACAAGACCACCGACGGTAGATGAGTTCAAACAGTATGAATCTCATCAGAAACGCCGTTTAAGTGCCAAACCTGGTATTACCGGGTTGTGGCAGGTCAGTGGACGAAATGAGATCAGTGATTTTGAGGAAGTTGTGAAACTGGATGTGCAGTATATAGATAACTGGAGTATTGGTCTGGATATCAAGATTATCTTAAAGACAATAAAAGTGGTATTTGAAAAAGGCGGAGAATAG
- a CDS encoding class I SAM-dependent methyltransferase, producing the protein MGHVMVPERLLEIVQQNSEKAYPQIIMDEASYPYLFHLSDIRQNLIAFLPVTKQMHVLERNAGCGALTGKLLSMALHVTAAVESMEEAEILRARYKDADNLTVSVISDADTGTEKNVLYRDQTYDMILIAGEFSRYQKELSCMREHLADSGKLYVADANRLGLKYFAGCQEEYRGGYFTGLENYDENPRIFTADEGDVKPRVYTRKEYEQILKEAGFPEIYVYYPYPDHKFPACIYSDEYLPGKGELSDNRRNFDRDRVQLFDEKRVFDTVLAEGLFGELTNSFLIEAGNKTEEKRVIYSKYSNERARQFAIRTDICKNTDGEKNVKKYALYPEGKEHICHMEMAYERLTSCYEDGRDKIAFCACHTKNDVSVSAFDSGTTLQDVMERALEANQTELVKNILDDYAKRIMEYGGKKRFLLTEDFKKVFGEVDFTEEPEAVDTCDIDMIFANILIPKGSENKIGQAKWTVIDYEWTFFFPVPKLFVLYRALYFAYYQIMGGRGTSLDELLASYGIDQTLKEQFGRMEENFQAYLGKGNVPVRNMQRVMGTKIIPFEQLTDQDTKCAKTEEKIQNEPAGVRKILYHIDRQEYQDGSVVCSGWALAKTWSGKILPVDIKAVMQDGTAVTAELARYARTDVADALKLRRACDVNNWGFDCVFVAPREERWKLVFSLGKRSAEYCYRNE; encoded by the coding sequence ATGGGACATGTAATGGTGCCGGAGAGGCTTTTGGAAATCGTACAACAGAATAGTGAAAAAGCATATCCGCAGATCATCATGGATGAGGCATCTTATCCGTATTTGTTTCATTTGTCGGATATCAGGCAAAATCTGATCGCATTTCTGCCGGTTACAAAACAGATGCACGTTTTAGAGCGAAACGCAGGCTGTGGTGCATTGACAGGAAAATTACTTTCTATGGCATTGCATGTGACAGCAGCGGTGGAGAGCATGGAGGAAGCAGAAATCCTGCGGGCACGTTACAAAGATGCAGATAATCTTACGGTATCGGTTATTTCAGATGCTGATACAGGAACAGAGAAAAACGTACTTTATCGGGATCAGACGTATGATATGATATTGATCGCCGGAGAATTTTCAAGGTATCAGAAAGAGCTTTCCTGTATGAGAGAACATCTGGCTGACAGCGGAAAACTTTATGTGGCGGATGCCAACCGTCTGGGACTAAAATATTTTGCAGGGTGTCAGGAGGAATACCGCGGTGGATATTTTACCGGACTGGAAAATTACGATGAAAATCCCAGAATATTCACAGCGGATGAGGGGGATGTAAAACCCAGGGTTTACACCAGAAAAGAGTATGAACAGATCTTAAAAGAAGCTGGATTTCCTGAAATTTATGTATATTACCCATATCCGGATCACAAGTTTCCTGCCTGTATCTACTCAGATGAATATCTTCCGGGAAAGGGAGAACTTTCAGATAACCGGAGAAATTTTGACAGGGACAGAGTACAGCTTTTTGATGAAAAAAGAGTTTTTGATACGGTGCTGGCAGAAGGGCTGTTTGGGGAACTTACGAATTCATTTCTGATTGAGGCAGGAAATAAGACAGAAGAAAAACGTGTTATCTACTCGAAATATTCAAATGAGAGAGCAAGGCAGTTTGCCATCCGTACGGATATCTGCAAGAATACAGATGGGGAAAAAAATGTAAAAAAATATGCACTTTATCCGGAGGGAAAAGAACATATCTGTCATATGGAAATGGCATACGAAAGGCTGACGTCATGCTATGAGGATGGCAGAGACAAAATTGCATTTTGCGCCTGTCATACAAAAAATGATGTATCTGTATCTGCTTTTGATTCGGGAACCACGTTACAGGATGTAATGGAGCGGGCACTTGAAGCAAACCAGACAGAGCTGGTGAAGAATATTCTTGATGATTATGCAAAGCGTATTATGGAATACGGTGGAAAAAAGAGGTTTTTACTGACCGAAGATTTCAAAAAGGTATTTGGTGAGGTAGATTTTACAGAAGAACCAGAAGCGGTGGATACATGCGATATTGATATGATATTTGCCAATATTTTAATACCGAAGGGCAGCGAAAATAAAATCGGGCAGGCTAAGTGGACAGTCATTGATTATGAATGGACTTTTTTCTTCCCGGTACCAAAGTTATTTGTTTTATACCGTGCTCTTTATTTTGCATACTACCAGATAATGGGGGGCAGGGGAACATCCCTTGATGAACTGTTAGCGTCTTATGGGATTGATCAGACATTAAAAGAGCAGTTTGGCAGGATGGAAGAAAATTTCCAGGCATATCTGGGAAAGGGAAATGTTCCGGTGCGTAATATGCAGCGTGTAATGGGAACGAAGATCATTCCGTTCGAACAACTGACTGACCAGGATACAAAGTGCGCAAAGACAGAAGAAAAAATACAGAATGAGCCTGCCGGGGTAAGAAAAATCTTATACCATATTGACAGACAGGAGTATCAGGACGGCAGTGTGGTCTGTAGTGGATGGGCACTTGCAAAGACATGGAGCGGAAAAATACTTCCGGTTGATATAAAAGCCGTGATGCAGGATGGCACTGCGGTTACAGCGGAACTGGCCAGATATGCGAGAACAGACGTTGCCGATGCGTTAAAACTGCGCAGGGCATGTGATGTTAATAACTGGGGATTTGACTGTGTGTTTGTTGCTCCACGCGAAGAAAGATGGAAACTGGTCTTTTCGTTGGGAAAGCGAAGTGCAGAATACTGTTACCGGAACGAATGA
- a CDS encoding ABC transporter ATP-binding protein, with translation MDNLAIRVEDVCKVYKLYDKPSDRLKDALGLVRKNRFKEHHALKHVSFEVKKGETIGIIGTNGSGKSTILKIITGVLSPTSGEVEIDGRISALLELGAGFNMEYTGIENVYLNGMMMGFSREEMDARLDDILKFADIGEFVHQPCKTYSSGMFVRLAFAVAINIDPEILIVDEALSVGDVFFQAKCYKKFEDFKAQGKTILFVSHDISSVAKYCDRVILLNKGDKLAEGNAKDMINLYKKVLLKNSDKITGGKILENDASDGKKLWKSNYQLNPDVNEYGTGEAEIIDFALIDEYGNYTNCIQKGTSFTIKSKVKFLSDIQDPIFTYTFKTVQGTAVTGTNTMFEKVGIGMAKTGETYVAAFRQNMDMQGGEYLLSISCTGYVGGEFRAYHRLYDVVGVTVVSDKNTVGFYDMNSEVTIEKCDDK, from the coding sequence ATGGATAATTTAGCAATCAGGGTAGAGGATGTCTGCAAGGTCTACAAACTTTATGATAAACCTTCTGACCGGTTAAAGGATGCACTTGGACTGGTCAGAAAGAACCGTTTCAAAGAACATCATGCATTAAAGCATGTGTCATTTGAAGTAAAAAAAGGTGAGACGATCGGCATCATCGGAACGAATGGTTCCGGAAAATCTACCATTTTAAAAATAATTACAGGTGTTCTGAGTCCGACGAGCGGTGAGGTGGAGATCGATGGAAGAATCTCAGCACTGTTAGAGCTTGGAGCCGGATTTAATATGGAATATACCGGAATTGAGAATGTCTATCTAAACGGTATGATGATGGGTTTTTCACGCGAAGAGATGGATGCAAGGTTAGATGATATCTTAAAGTTTGCAGACATTGGCGAATTTGTGCATCAGCCGTGTAAGACCTATTCAAGTGGTATGTTTGTCCGGCTTGCATTTGCAGTGGCGATCAATATTGATCCGGAGATCCTTATTGTGGATGAGGCACTGTCAGTCGGAGATGTATTTTTTCAGGCAAAATGTTATAAAAAATTTGAAGATTTCAAGGCACAGGGAAAGACGATCCTGTTTGTAAGCCACGATATCAGCAGTGTGGCAAAATACTGTGACCGTGTGATCCTGCTCAATAAGGGAGACAAGTTAGCAGAGGGAAATGCAAAGGATATGATCAACCTTTACAAAAAGGTTCTTCTCAAAAACTCGGACAAGATCACTGGCGGTAAGATTTTAGAGAATGACGCATCAGATGGAAAGAAACTCTGGAAATCTAATTACCAGCTCAATCCGGATGTCAATGAATATGGAACCGGAGAGGCAGAGATCATTGACTTTGCACTGATCGATGAATATGGAAATTATACGAACTGTATCCAGAAAGGGACGTCTTTTACTATTAAATCAAAGGTAAAATTCCTTTCTGATATACAGGACCCGATATTTACCTATACATTTAAAACAGTGCAGGGGACTGCTGTTACCGGAACAAACACGATGTTTGAAAAAGTGGGGATCGGAATGGCAAAGACGGGAGAAACCTATGTGGCAGCGTTTCGTCAGAACATGGATATGCAGGGGGGTGAATATCTGTTATCCATCAGCTGTACCGGTTATGTCGGAGGCGAATTTCGTGCTTACCACAGATTGTATGATGTGGTTGGTGTGACGGTGGTGTCCGACAAAAATACAGTAGGTTTTTATGATATGAACTCGGAAGTTACGATTGAAAAATGTGATGACAAATAA
- a CDS encoding ABC transporter permease — translation MTENKKNVCLPKRLIASRKLIVNLAKNDFKKKFAGSYFGVVWAFIQPVITVLLYWFVFEFGLHQKVNDLRTGIEVPFVLWLMGGLVPWFYFQEALNGGTGVLDEYSYLVKKVVFQIDALPVVKLISALFTHAFFVVFMLVVFAVMGFYPDLYVLQIVYYSFCMVILTAGLIYATSAVTVFFRDMKEVVSILLQIGMWVTPIMWNFESMQGIPKWAVLLLKLNPMYYIVSGYRDALINKTAFWEYPGLTLWFWGITLFILWAGTTMFKRLRVHFADVL, via the coding sequence ATGACAGAAAACAAAAAAAATGTCTGCCTGCCCAAACGTCTGATCGCCAGCCGGAAACTGATCGTTAATCTTGCGAAAAATGATTTTAAAAAGAAGTTTGCAGGCTCTTATTTCGGTGTGGTATGGGCTTTCATACAGCCGGTGATCACAGTGCTTTTATACTGGTTTGTCTTTGAGTTTGGACTGCATCAGAAAGTAAATGATTTAAGAACAGGGATTGAGGTACCGTTTGTACTCTGGCTGATGGGTGGTCTTGTGCCCTGGTTTTATTTTCAGGAGGCTTTAAATGGAGGAACCGGAGTCCTGGATGAATACAGTTATCTCGTAAAAAAAGTTGTATTCCAGATCGATGCACTTCCGGTAGTAAAATTAATCTCTGCACTATTTACACATGCATTTTTTGTTGTGTTTATGCTGGTTGTTTTTGCAGTTATGGGATTTTATCCGGATCTTTATGTGCTTCAGATTGTTTATTATTCGTTTTGCATGGTGATCCTTACAGCAGGACTGATTTATGCGACAAGCGCCGTGACGGTATTTTTCCGTGATATGAAAGAGGTTGTTTCCATTCTTTTACAGATCGGAATGTGGGTAACACCGATCATGTGGAATTTTGAGAGCATGCAGGGCATTCCTAAATGGGCTGTGCTCCTGCTTAAGCTAAATCCGATGTATTATATTGTTTCGGGATACAGGGATGCACTGATCAATAAAACGGCATTCTGGGAATATCCGGGACTGACATTGTGGTTCTGGGGAATCACGCTGTTTATTCTCTGGGCAGGAACGACCATGTTTAAGCGTCTGCGTGTACATTTTGCAGACGTGCTGTAA